Proteins encoded in a region of the Drosophila busckii strain San Diego stock center, stock number 13000-0081.31 chromosome 2L, ASM1175060v1, whole genome shotgun sequence genome:
- the LOC108608516 gene encoding uncharacterized protein LOC108608516, with translation MEIIPEGRHFRLVHESELPEILVTLERYLPESLKFHQTIKTYLNDRIWDFKFYVAKDWPEKPIILHFPGCTLTPHNNIYQAFGIFCPSAEIEHVDMMRTEDVLIDWQKPLYLNFTHIAIMNRLDEFYSKFGLMERLSGDIYVCNKLNTDLELEPLPDDAEMRLLTLDNVQGIHDLYPANEIECVKLFDILVRKLPGLGIFRKDTNELAAWMVHSYYGAMFSMQTRPDYRRMGYGIRLAKALTQLVIERGYTPFVVIRPQNDASRNLYTKLGYEKAFETCRVRMTPDCYEDSTVGTISNTSYAKFPPLPQGECVVVSLRKHVPGESQAVDDEGIEDMLAEKCDISNEEARERKTTTDEGIGEDK, from the exons ATGGAAATCATTCCTGAAGGTAGACACTTTCGTTTGGTGCATGAATCAGAGCTTCCAGAAATTTTGGTAACATTAGAACGCTATCTGCCGGAATCATTAAAG TTTCATCAAACCATAAAAACGTACCTGAATGATCGTATTTGggactttaaattttatgttgctAAGGATTGGCCCGAGAAACCCATAATTCTACATTTTCCAGGATGCACGCTTACG CCGCACAACAACATATACCAAGCATTTGGCATATTTTGTCCATCCGCAGAAATCGAGCATGTCGATATGATGCGCACCGAAGATGTCCTTATAGATTGGCAGAAGCCATTGTACCTGAACTTTACGCACATCGCTATTATGAATCGCCTGGATGAGTTCTATTCGAAGTTTGGGCTTATGGAGCGTTTAAGCGGTgatatctatgtatgtaataAGCTCAATACGGATCTGGAGCTGGAGCCATTGCCAGATGATGCGGAGATGCGTCTGCTGACGCTGGACAATGTGCAGGGCATACACGATTTATATCCGGCCAATGAAATTGAATGCGTCAAACTGTTTGATATACTGGTGCGTAAGCTGCCAGGCTTAGGAATCTTTCGCAAGGATACCAATGAGCTGGCCGCCTGGATGGTGCACTCATACTATGGCGCTATGTTTTCAATGCAAACTCGTCCAGATTATAGACGCATGGG CTATGGCATACGCCTGGCCAAGGCGTTGACTCAGCTCGTCATTGAGCGCGGCTACACACCCTTCGTTGTCATACGTCCACAGAACGATGCGTCCCGGAATCTCTATACGAAGCTGGGCTATGAGAAGGCATTCGAGACTTGCCGCGTACGCATGACGCCCGATTGTTATGAAGACAGCACAGTGGGCACCATAAGTAATACATCGTATGCCAAGTTTCCACCGCTGCCCCAAGGTGAGTGCGTGGTGGTGTCGTTGCGCAAGCATGTTCCCGGCGAGAGTCAGGCGGTGGACGATGAGGGCATCGAGGATATGTTGGCTGAAAAATGTGATATCAGCAACGAAGAGGCTAGAGAGCGCAAGACCACAACCGATGAGGGGATAGGCGAGGATAAATAG